From a single Eremothecium sinecaudum strain ATCC 58844 chromosome III, complete sequence genomic region:
- a CDS encoding HCL580Wp (Syntenic homolog of Ashbya gossypii FAFR751W-X; Syntenic homolog of Ashbya gossypii FAFR751W-X and of Saccharomyces cerevisiae YCR040W (Mat alpha 1)) encodes MANLNFKTPMFKVKIQKPRNKKKKVINSRIMHDVASSENRNNTKGYYKCEGVNLYMTSAPPLKIPDPPKKLLNYLKIRRNDNINLKCTQGKLANVKEVAHSPKKRKKINEFMAYRSYYSRFSNGLIPQLELSRILADLWHENPEIKRTWELFSEQYNIEQPNKSFPDWLEEKYSAHYVLQEKQEVKELRKSNIQQPYVEDLYLNTASNDAELDNVYKFHGTCSADNVQYAGSDEGIFLNNLLSDADLFQILDEVSSF; translated from the coding sequence ATGGCAAATCTTAACTTCAAAACACCTATGTTTAAGGTAAAGATACAAAAACCTCGtaataaaaaaaagaaGGTCATCAATAGTAGGATTATGCATGATGTTGCAAGTTCAGAAAATAGAAATAATACCAAAGGATATTATAAGTGTGAAGGTGTTAATCTTTACATGACTTCTGCTCCACCATTGAAGATACCTGATCCTCCTAAGAAATTATTAAACTACCTTAAAATACGTAGAAATGACAACATTAATCTAAAATGCACTCAAGGTAAGTTAGCTAATGTAAAAGAGGTTGCGCATTCTCCTAAAAAAAGGAAAAAAATTAATGAGTTCATGGCATACAGAAGTTACTATTCAAGGTTTTCAAATGGTTTAATTCCCCAATTGGAATTATCTAGGATCTTAGCTGACTTATGGCATGAAAATCCAGAAATAAAAAGAACATGGGAACTGTTTTCGGAACAATACAATATAGAGCAGCCAAATAAAAGTTTCCCCGATTGGTTAGAAGAAAAATACAGTGCTCATTATGTACTTCAGGAGAAACAAGAGGTAAAAGAATTAAGGAAAAGTAACATACAGCAACCATATGTGGAGGATCTCTATTTGAATACTGCAAGTAATGATGCTGAATTGGACAATGTATATAAATTTCATGGCACATGTAGTGCAGATAATGTTCAGTATGCAGGATCTGATGAGGGAATATTCCTGAATAATTTACTTAGTGATGCTGATCTTTTCCAAATATTGGACGAAGTATCATCTTTTTAA
- the RCY1 gene encoding Rcy1p (Syntenic homolog of Ashbya gossypii AFR644C; Syntenic homolog of Saccharomyces cerevisiae YJL204C (RCY1)): protein MPITMEDVLKFNNIVTLIAFCLSPKDYLCFQQLNKSLYHDYLQGYSDLEYWNRRLIDIGLAEDYVVEEGEYDVVNIFDRIKGFQKINSREVYKKFHLCFWPYIRKLYDSDMEHFFPDGLDLLSKAKILKNIEKFNQCNRNNWELYNRVQMNLHLFEENFVRSIHEELHRLLDEKNFKDAVKCVDVSIAMEEQNSIIKFFNEKYEYMKAELLDTSIFDERTCELDEEHLDRILMKFAEFLNEKVEIADALFGDKLSVIHSFAEKFVGDIVVWYIHEQLNGEVPWKQEPDDVLRFVRFRRKVEYLPLVYRRASEVFMKEIKSSLNGGSSFSHAVSGLLVEFLLADIIMYLDTIVGVFEDSVEKGFSVYAEFNNKKQNERHEEIYESLRDKVDSKQLLDEKNRFLSSFTKMLKINSNSKSSVQEKLALAYNFNKMNDNLKNLNALVSVDFCYKAVQFCKECMDDISTFDDLRIVSEKVKRCRTEVYEVLLRVMGEKHVKPGFQRAMELLEQYDSNYLNKLGVEEDATVPKVEPLIKFTELINIGDIILQMVSVFEESESSKKKFEKMMDDFVADGLNIGINKLMEEIVFVFNTTQLPDDFNPGGGGGELREIKASVCARRIVELLSNHCFLLTGATEIDVFQQEVGERFFHEVVKNIKKNIISTEGAIYLICDLNYYYDFIANKLKQKQIIPLFAGLKAVGQIFLVSGKDSKELGRMICEFQGIFTQEEIYELVQRRADWSRVRKDVERVMYSDCLIM, encoded by the coding sequence ATGCCCATAACTATGGAGGATGTGTTGAAGTTTAATAATATAGTAACTTTAATTGCATTTTGTTTGAGTCCTAAGGATTATTTGTGTTTCCAGCAATTGAACAAATCTTTGTATCATGACTATCTGCAAGGATATAGTGATTTGGAATACTGGAATCGTAGGTTAATTGATATCGGCTTAGCTGAAGATTATGTTGTCGAGGAAGGTGAATATGATGTTGTGAATATTTTTGATAGAATAAAGGGTTTTCAGAAGATAAATTCACGAGAGGTGTATAAGAAGTTCCACCTGTGTTTTTGGCCGTATATTCGGAAGTTGTATGATTCTGATATGGAGCATTTCTTTCCTGATGGTTTGGATCTTCTTTCTAAGGCCAAAATTCTCAAAAACATTGAGAAGTTTAACCAGTGCAATCGCAATAATTGGGAGTTGTACAACCGTGTACAAATGAATCTTCATTTATTTGAGGAGAACTTTGTTCGGAGCATTCATGAGGAATTGCATAGGTTGTTGGACGAAAAGAACTTTAAAGATGCGGTGAAGTGTGTTGATGTATCTATTGCTATGGAGGAACAGAATAGTATAATCAAATTTTTTAATGAGAAGTACGAATATATGAAGGCTGAGCTTCTCGATACTTCGATATTTGATGAAAGGACTTGTGAACTTGATGAGGAGCATTTAGATCGAATTCTGATGAAGTTTGCTGAGTTTCTTAATGAGAAGGTAGAAATAGCGGACGCTTTATTTGGTGATAAGTTGTCTGTTATTCATTCGTTTGCGGAGAAGTTTGTTGGTGATATAGTTGTGTGGTATATCCACGAACAGCTTAACGGAGAGGTTCCATGGAAGCAGGAGCCAGATGATGTGTTACGTTTTGTGCGTTTTAGGCGAAAAGTTGAGTATTTGCCTCTTGTTTATAGAAGAGCATCGGAGGTTTTCATGAAGGAGATAAAGTCCAGCTTGAATGGTGGATCTTCGTTTAGTCATGCTGTTAGTGGCTTACTTGTGGAGTTCTTGCTGGCGGACATTATAATGTATTTGGACACTATAGTTGGAGTATTTGAGGACAGTGTAGAGAAAGGATTCAGCGTTTATGCTGAatttaataataaaaagCAGAATGAGCGTCACGAGGAGATATATGAATCTTTGAGGGATAAGGTAGATAGCAAGCAGTTGTTGGATGAAAAGAATAGGTTTTTGTCCTCTTTCACCAAGATGTTGAAGATAAATAGCAATTCGAAGTCGTCTGTGCAGGAAAAGCTAGCTTTGGCCTATAACTTTAATAAGATGAATGATAATTTAAAGAATCTAAACGCCCTAGTTTCTGTGGACTTTTGTTATAAGGCCGTCCAATTCTGTAAAGAATGCATGGATGATATCTCTACTTTTGATGATCTAAGGATTGTTTCGGAGAAGGTAAAACGCTGTCGCACGGAAGTCTACGAGGTGTTATTACGCGTTATGGGTGAGAAACATGTAAAGCCTGGCTTCCAGCGAGCAATGGAGCTTTTGGAACAGTACGATTCGAACTATCTAAATAAGTTGGGTGTAGAAGAGGACGCGACTGTACCGAAGGTGGAGCCTTTGATTAAGTTTACAGAGTTGATAAATATAGGGGATATTATCTTACAAATGGTGTCTGTTTTTGAGGAGAGTGAGAGTTCTAAGAAGAAATTCGAGAAGATGATGGATGATTTTGTTGCGGATGGTCTAAATATTGGTATTAACAAGCTTATGGAGGAGATTGTTTTCGTGTTTAATACTACGCAGTTGCCAGACGATTTTAACCCTGGAGGAGGAGGTGGAGAATTGCGGGAGATCAAGGCATCAGTATGTGCTCGAAGGATAGTAGAGTTGCTTTCTAACCATTGTTTCCTCTTGACGGGAGCTACGGAGATCGATGTATTCCAGCAAGAAGTAGGTGAGAGGTTTTTCCACGAAGTAGTAAAGAATATTAAGAAGAACATAATATCTACAGAAGGAGCAATCTACTTGATTTGTGATCTAAATTATTATTACGATTTCATAGCAAATAAGTTGAAGCAGAAACAAATTATTCCTCTATTTGCTGGGTTAAAGGCTGTAGGACAAATTTTTTTAGTATCTGGTAAGGACTCAAAAGAGTTAGGAAGAATGATATGCGAATTTCAGGGAATATTTACTCAAGAAGAAATATATGAGCTTGTTCAAAGAAGAGCAGATTGGTCTAGAGTAAGAAAAGACGTCGAGAGAGTAATGTATAGCGATTGTCTAATTATGTAG
- a CDS encoding HCL579Wp (Syntenic homolog of Ashbya gossypii AFR642C; Syntenic homolog of Saccharomyces cerevisiae YNL244C (SUI1)), translated as MSIENLKSFDPFADTGDDEASSSNYIHIRIQQRNGRKTLTTVQGIPEEYDLKRILKVLRKDFGCNGNMVKDDEMGEIIQLQGDQRAKVCEFLITQLAIPKKNIKIHGF; from the coding sequence ATGTCTATCGAAAACCTCAAGTCCTTCGACCCCTTTGCTGACACCGGCGACGACGAAGCCTCCTCCTCCAACTACATCCACATCCGTATCCAGCAGAGAAACGGCAGAAAAACCTTGACCACCGTCCAGGGCATCCCCGAGGAGTACGACCTCAAGCGCATCTTGAAGGTCTTGCGCAAGGACTTTGGCTGCAACGGCAACATGGTCAAGGACGACGAGATGGGCGAGATCATCCAGTTGCAGGGCGACCAGAGAGCCAAGGTCTGCGAGTTCCTCATCACCCAGCTCGCCATCCCCAAGAAGAACATCAAGATCCACGGCTTCTAA
- a CDS encoding homeobox domain-containing protein (Syntenic homolog of Ashbya gossypii FAFR750C-X; Syntenic homolog of Ashbya gossypii FAFR750C-X and of Saccharomyces cerevisiae YCR039C (MAT alpha 2); 1-intron in Ashbya gossypii), whose amino-acid sequence MNKIPIVSLLNPSPNESLNTRKNISASSNFTLRRSNYECDNLHKLRNELLNLHTKIRCTNIDNQEINRTLNKVLHGLKTLSTETKYSTPDRVVIQNISQLTAIIVKLVKKRENFIHYEKGIIDLKETSNDKCGIIFNVVTKDMMENGGKGVNSYKGHRLPKQYVLILENWYRKHVENPYLNDNDIRYLMRETGFSRSQVKNWVANKRRKDKHSTISPELSDLLAN is encoded by the coding sequence ATGAATAAGATACCGATTGTGTCGCTCCTTAATCCATCACCTAACGAGTCCCTTAATACACGGAAAAATATTTCAGCATCTTCAAATTTTACTCTAAGAAGGTCTAATTATGAATGCGATAATTTACATAAATTAAGAAATGAACTACTAAACCTACATACCAAAATACGTTGCACGAACATCGATAATCAAGAGATAAACAGGACACTGAATAAAGTTCTTCATGGTTTAAAAACCTTGAGCACGGAAACAAAATATTCAACCCCAGATCGAGTAGTCATCCAAAATATTTCTCAGTTAACCGCAATTATTGTAAAATTAGTCAAAAAAAGAGAGAACTTCATACATTACGAAAAGGGTATAATAGATCTGAAGGAAACTTCTAATGACAAATGTGGAATCATTTTTAACGTGGTAACAAAAGATATGATGGAGAACGGTGGTAAAGGTGTGAACTCCTATAAAGGCCATAGACTACCAAAGCAATATGTTCTCATACTCGAAAACTGGTATAGAAAACATGTTGAAAATCCATACCTTAACGATAATGATATCCGATATTTAATGAGGGAAACTGGTTTCTCTCGTAGCCAAGTAAAAAACTGGGTTGCAAATAAACGACGGAAAGACAAACATTCGACTATATCCCCTGAATTATCAGATTTACTAGCTAATTAA
- a CDS encoding HCL582Cp (Syntenic homolog of Ashbya gossypii AFR643W-B; Non-syntenic homolog of Saccharomyces cerevisiae YLR154C (RNH203)), with product MWSFLVPCKVRYSGPGACDSSIRGRKIVGKDILSKFPDSNAYLGVASLDAIVNCERDGNDQRLQSELLKFNEYIDLNDALHN from the coding sequence ATGTGGTCGTTTTTAGTTCCCTGTAAAGTTCGTTACTCCGGCCCGGGGGCATGCGACTCAAGTATCAGAGGCAGGAAGATTGTTGGTAAAGATATTTTATCCAAATTCCCCGATTCCAACGCTTATTTGGGGGTGGCAAGCCTCGATGCAATTGTCAACTGTGAACGCGATGGCAACGACCAAAGGCTCCAATCAGAGCTTCTCAAGTTTAACGAGTATATAGACTTAAATGACGCCCTACATAATTAG